CGGTGGTCGGTGACCTCCAGCAGACGACCGGTGTCGTCGAAGACGTAGGAGGTGGAGGCCTTGTCCATCAGCCGCCATCCCGAATCGGTCTCGGCCAACACCGCGTGCATCCCCGAGGGAGGCGAAAAACTACCGTCGGCGTTGCGCGCGAACCGGTGCTGACTACCACCGGGGTAGGTCACGACGACGTTGCCGGTGCCGTCCACGTCCTGGACCAGGCGCATATCGAAACGGGTGGACCAGCCCGCACCGAACATGCCGTCCTGGCGAAGGTCAGAAGAGTTGTAGGTGCGGGTGACGCTCAGCGGCGGACCGGCCACGGGCACGGCAGCGTCGGTCACGGTCTGGGTGTAGTTACCGATGAGCGCGTTGACCGTGCCGTGTTCACCGGAGCCGCCGCTCGCCAGGTTGGCGGTGATGGCGGGCTGGTCGGGCTCGGCGATCAGCCGCAGCCAACCGCTCTCCACGTTCTGGCTGCCGTCACGGACGAAGACGTTCCACCAGTACTGGTTGCCCCATTCCATCCTGTCGTCCGGCAACTGCCAGGAGGTCTCCTCCTGCCATCCGGAGTCCACGCACTCCCAGTCCGGCCACTCCCCATCACAGAAGTTGAACCAGAACTCCATGTCGTCGGTGGGCCAGGCGTCGTTGTTACGGCCCAAAGCGGTGAACTCAGGAGTCAGCGTCGCCACCCGGGCACCGTCCCGGGGGCTGTAGTCCAACAGCTGCGGCGGAAGGTCAGGGACCACCAGCTCTACCCCTCTTGAGAGAGGCACACCCCAGGCCGCGAAAGACTGGGCCTTGTGGGTCATGTCGAACAGAATCGTCCAGGTTCCCGGAGGCAGCGGATCGATCTTGGCCCGAACCGTCGCGCTCTGACCCGTGGCCACGTTCCTGGGCATCTTGGTCGTGGGAGCCACGTGGTAGACGCGATTACCATCCTCGTCGAAGACCTGATAGCCGAGCTCGTAGCCGTTGGTGGGCGTCCAGGTCGCATCGCCCCGGTTGGTCACCCGGACATCGACATTGGTCCCCCGGTTAGCCTGAGGCGCGGGGTCGAACTCGGGAGGGCTCTGCGCGAAAGCGTAGTCAGCGCGGTAAGGGCTGTAGGTGACCGTCATGTACGGCGCACCCCAGGACTCGCGGCTGCCGAACTTCTTCCACCCGCTGCTGCTGGTGTTGGAGGCACGGACGGTGATGCCGTGGTTGGGCTTGTCGCCGTCCGCCCAGGCCTGGACCAGGTCGCGGCCACGCGTGCCCAGATTGATGGGCTCATAGCGAGCAGGGCAGGAGCTGGAGCTGGCCCCGGCGGGCATCCAACCACGGGCGAAGCTCGCGCTCCCGAGAGGAGTGGAATTGTAGCTGGGGCCGGGGAAGTTGGAGATGGACGTCTGCGACCAGGACTGGGTCACCTCATGCACATACACCGGGCTCGGGGTACACGAGTAGGACCAGTGGTTGAACAGGTAGAGCTCAGCCTCGAAGATCTTATGGTTGCTGAGCTCGTTGACCATCGCGTTGAACCGCAGGTACGAAGCGGCCCGGGTGGAGCCACCGTTGTAGGTGCCGGCCTTGAGTTCCTGCTCGGTGTGACGCGAGGTGTTGAACCCGGTCTGGACGTAGGTGTCCTGGGAGGCCGTGTAGTTCCACGCAGCGGTGGGATCCACCCCGACCGGGTAGACCCGCTCATCATCGGTGAGCCAGTCGAAGTCAGCACTGACCTGGAGAACCCAGCCCTGTTCTTCCTGCAGGAGTTCGAAGTCGACTGCTTCGGACCAGGCCCCGTCCCCGGAACGGGGATCGATGTCGGAGTCCTCCATGTAACCGGCGGGGATATGCCCGACAGATTCACCCTTGTCATCGATCAGGTCGATGCTGCCGTCCTCCAGCAGGACGGGCTCCAGACCTTCGAGTTCCAACGGGAACCGCCAAACCGCGTCCTCGTTTGAGGCAGGGGGCTCGTAAAGCCAGATGGTCTCCTTGACCCCGCCTCCCTTGAGGGACTTCAGCTCGATGTCCGTACCGGGTAGGGCTTCGGGGTAGACGATGGTGTCAGGCTCGTCTTCCAGGACCTCACCCTGAGCGCCAGCGGCACCTTCGAGTGAGAAGGACAGGCTGTACCCCTCCTCCAGTTCCATCCGAGCGAGCTCGTCCGCGTCCGCGTTGGCCGCGAAGGACACTTCCTTGGCACCTGCCGCACTGGTCCAGGTCAGAGTGTTCTCGGGGACCAGGCTGGGATCCAGTTCCTGCCAGGAGCCGTCTTCCGCCTCGAAGTGCAGGGGTTCCTGGGAGAAGTCGGTGGAATGGGTGCCGTCCTCGTTCTCGAAGGTCCGCGAGTACTCGTCGCGTTCCTCTACGAGCTCCACACTCGTTTCCGGGTCGAAGCCCGTGACCCGGGGTTCAGGCTCTTCTTCGGCGAGAGGCGTCGCCGGACTCTCCAGGTCCGGCGGGGCCAGAGTGTCCGCGTCCTCGGGCAGGTCCGGCCACTCATAAGAAAGGGCTCCGTCCGGGGCATCCGCGTTCGGTCCCGCACCCGTCGGCTCGGAGGAGCTGTGGACCAGGGCGCTCTCCGCCTCGTGGCTGAGCCCTTCCGCAGTGCCGTCTTTCTGGTCCGGTGTCTCGACATCCGCCGCGGACACAGGAGTCAGACGGGGCATGGCCGGGTTGGCGGGCACGCTCGTCATGGAGTCCGTCAAGAGGAGCCCCAGGACGCACCCGACAGCCGTGGTCTTGAGCAGCCTGCTGCTGACTTTCTGGCGCCACTCCTGGGTGTTTTCACCCTTAGGAAAGAACCGCGCGAGAGCTGTGCGCACGGACGACTGCTGGCCGGTCGACACGACCGGTCACCTCCGGATCACCCAGGGCGAGCCGGGTACGGAAAGCACACACCTGCCCCCAGGTATGCACACTTCCCCCAAAGCCCGCAGATCCGGATCATCGCCTCAAACCGACAAGACCGGGCGTAAAGTTAGCATAAATAGAACCGGGTTCAGTAAGGCACGATGACTCGAAGCTCACCTGTTTCCGAAGCGAGACACCCCAAGAAGCGCTCCGGACCAGCTTCGATGGCGGAGACCGAACCCCGCCGCGGCCGAATCCACGTCACGCCCCTCTCACGCAGAACGCCCCAGCCGTATGCGTCTCCGGCAAGGAGGTCTCATACGGGGGATTTGCCAGCCAACTCAGGTCAAGCCCTCGGCCTCACCTAGAGGGCGCAATCGCATCGCGGTCTCCACACCGTCTTCGTGCAGGATGTGGCGCAGCCCGGAGAAGTCGGGGAAGAACCCCTCCGGGGCCTGGGTCACGAGTCGGGAAACGGCCGTGCTGTACTTGGGCATCGAGTTGCGGCCAGGGAGTTGGATCGACAGCTCCTCCCGAGCCTCGAAGGTCTGCACGTCCACCTCTTGAGCCAAGGCCGCGAGCGCCTCGGCGTCAGCGGTGACCGGAAGCTTGGCCAGCCAGTGCGGACCCTGTTCGGTGCGGGCCTGCTCCTTCTGCTCAGTGGTTTCCCCGGCCCAGCTGAACCAAGCGGTACCGGCCACGCCGGCGCCTTGCCCCTCAGCCAGGGTGATCAGCTCTCCCACGGTGGCTGAGACGGCGGCGGTGACCTCCTCCCAGTCGTACCGGTCGGGCTGGCCCCGCCGCCTCCGCACGGCGACCGCCGGAACGGCCTTCGACAGCACCGTCGTCCCCGGTGTCTCCTTGCGCTGGACCTCGGGCCAGGAGACGAGGAGTTCGCGGGCGGTGGCGACCGCCTCGTCCTCGGCTTCGCGCTGGCGCTCCAATGCTTCGGCGTGTTCCTTGAGCAGTGCGGAAGCGGTGTCTGGCGCCTCCAGAGCGCGACGAACGAGCTTGACGCTCATACCGGTGCCCCGCAAGGCGGTGACCAGCAGGGCGGTCTCGACCTGTTCGATGGCGTAGTAGCGGTACCCGGTCGCCTCATCGACCTCGGCGGGGACCAGCAGGCCCTCGGAGTGGTAGAAGCGCAGCGTCTGCGGCGGCAGCTCGCTCACCTCGCTGAAATCCTTGATCGAAAGGCTCATACCGCCAGTCTCGGGCTTGCGGTAACCGCAAGGTCAACCCAGTGCGCTGATGTTGCCTGTTCGCCGAGTCAGGCGTTCCCCCTTGACCCGCTTCGCTGGGACGGCGGTGGGCGGCTGTCGGGAAACGGGGAGGAGCGGTCGGGGTTCAGCCCCTCACTGCGCGGCCTTCGGCCGGAGCCCACCGGTCGGACGTGTCGCGGCCGATCGCGCGTGCCACCGGACACCCGGCGGCGAGGATGGGGTTCGGCGCTGGGGTGCTGGCTCTGGGCAAGCCGGGGTGTCCGTAACCCGCGCCTGAAGCTGTCCACTGCTTCCGAAACCCCCTCATCCCCGGTGATCTTGCTACCAGGAGCGAAATCAGCGCCGAACTTGCTACTGGTAGCAAGATCATCTTTGAAAAGGGGGGCGAACCGTGCCCGGGGGCCTGGGGGCTCCTGCCTTCGCTGCCGCTTTTCCGTTCGGGTGAATGACCGGCCGCGACACGATCGGGCGTTACCCGCAGGCCTGGAGGACCGACGCTCAGAACGTCAGAACTCAGGCTCAGG
This DNA window, taken from Nocardiopsis exhalans, encodes the following:
- a CDS encoding MerR family transcriptional regulator; its protein translation is MSLSIKDFSEVSELPPQTLRFYHSEGLLVPAEVDEATGYRYYAIEQVETALLVTALRGTGMSVKLVRRALEAPDTASALLKEHAEALERQREAEDEAVATARELLVSWPEVQRKETPGTTVLSKAVPAVAVRRRRGQPDRYDWEEVTAAVSATVGELITLAEGQGAGVAGTAWFSWAGETTEQKEQARTEQGPHWLAKLPVTADAEALAALAQEVDVQTFEAREELSIQLPGRNSMPKYSTAVSRLVTQAPEGFFPDFSGLRHILHEDGVETAMRLRPLGEAEGLT